atacccagtacagggggaaaaaggaaagaaaagaagagacagagagacggtttagtggttaagagaacttgctgttcttgaagagaccctggttcagtttccagcacccacacagtggctcacgcCTATCTGTAGGCCTGCACacggtacatatacatacacacagcaaaatactcatacacgtaataaaataagtaaacctaaaaaaaaagaaaaaagaaaaaagaaaaagaaaaaagaaaagaaaaaagttgtaaGAAGGATCCAGACCAACGGCACAGATCTGCCATTTCAGCTACCTGGGACGTTGAGGCAGGGAGCTGCaagttgaaggtcagcctgggcaatttagagagaccctgtcttcattAGGTTTcttattgctgtgctaaaacactgtGACTAAAAGTAAcccagggaggaaagggtttattctgttTACACTTTCACATCAAAGTCCATTGTcagaggaagtcaaggcaggagcctcTATGAGGCCAGAGGAGCGAGGAGCACCTGCTCTTGACTCCTGCCTTGCTTTTacatcagcctgctttcttttacatcaccagcccagggatgactgGCTctttcacatcaatcactaaACAAGAAAATGTACTACAGACTTCCTATAGGcaaatcttatggaggtattttcttaagaaatattcttcccaaatgactccagcATATATCAAGTTGATATAAGATTAACCAGGttagaccctgactcaaaataaaaagtaaaaaagaggaCCTGGCATGTAGCTTGGGGTAGAGTGCCTCATTACATGTACctcatgcatgcatggatgcagatacagccacacgccacacagatgcacacatagacacacagcagGGCTTGGCTGAGACTCCTTGTAGAGTTTTTACCTCCACACAGTAGTTGTATTatcactggttttgtttttgagagggtGAGAGGCTATGTTCTCAGACCTGTTGTGAAAAGCCTTTGCTGGAAGCTCCACAGTAGGATTACATACCAGGGAGcatccattccaagatggtgggTGTTGGTCTCTTTAAGTTCTCAACTGCTTTTATGGCCTGGTGTGTCTGGGTTgtggtgtgtctgggtgtgtcaGATGTTTTTGGTCCCATCCCAGCTTCTTCAAGGACCAGGGAGTATTCAGTTGTCTACCTCTGTCCTAAGTACCTGGCCCAAGGTCTGTCTGTCAAAGTAGGGAGTACCCCTGTCAGTGATGTGTCCAAGCTCATGGTGGTCGACCACGAGGAAGAGGCTAATGCTGCCCAAGACTTTGGCCTCATTTGTTAGGTCAAGTCCCAGGACTCACACGTTACTCTTAGGAAGTTCATGGATGTCGTGGGAGTTTGTGGGACTCCTTCCTCAAACAGAAGGGCCAAGAGTCACACGCTGGTTTAGTTTCCGGTTTCTCTGGGTCTGTTTTCTCATCATTAGAAGGGTAGTGACCCCACCCTCCCCGAGTCACCCAGAGCAGATGGAGGTACCCTGGGCAGAGGAAATGTTCTCCGCCCACACGGTGGCTTTATTGCATCAGATTGCATTGTGCCAGTTCTAACTCTGGTGCACTTGCCTCTATCCCTGGCTAGAAAAGGGGTACATTGGGCCGGAAGTCACTCCACTCCCTTGCTCTCAAGCTATCTGCTCATGGGTCAGCCTGAGACTGCCCTGGACTGATTCCCTCCAGTGGTCTGTGTCAGTTCTCGGCTAGACGTGGTGGCAGTGACGATCCTCTCTCCAGGTTCTGTCACTCTGGGATCCTGCTCTCATATGCTCTAGGACTGGGCTGATAACCTCATCCCCACTTTGCCAATAATTACCCCAAGAGGAGACAGACACTGCCCCGAGAGCTTAGCTTTGATGCCCTTGGTGACCCAGGTTGGATGCTCTATCCAAGAGGAGAACAAAGCCTTAATGTGTTTGTCTAGAGATACAGACAGGCAGGCTGCTGGGCGGTGGGTTGAAGTTAAAACAAGTCTGTCTTGAGGTTGTGCAGATGGGGTTTGGGGTAGGTGGGTCAGAGTGCTGTCTGCGGAGGTGGTGCTGGCTCCTGGAAGGCCAGTGTTGTggtctatgtgcatgtgtttccTTCTTGCTTATCACCAATCGGGCTTGTATAACCAGGGTGGCCCTGTTTCCTGCTCAGAGGCTATCAGTGAGCCATCTGCAGATGCAAATGACTCTTCTGACAGTAGACTCATGCAACCAGGCACCCCCTAAGACTTAGCTTCTGGTCTCCATCCACTTGTGGCTTCCCCGGGTTCCCAGGGCTCAGGGGCTCACTCTTTCCAGTGGATGACAGGCAGCTTGTTATGTAGACATCTACTGCCTGTGTTCTCAGGGCAGAACTCTGGGATGAGCCTGTTTCCGGAGTAATAGGGAAGAGAATGCATACAGGCTTGCCCTGTGACCCAGAGAAGAGCGCTGGCCCTCTTtgtgactcctcctcctcctcctcctcctcctcctcctcctcctcctcctcctcctcctcctcctcctcctcctcctcctcctcctcctcctcctcctcctcctcttcttcttcttcttcttcttcttcttcttcttcttcttcttcttcttcttcttcttcttcttctttttggtttttcgagacagggtttctctgtgtagccttggctgtcctggaactcactctgtagaccaggctggcctcgaactcagaaatccgcctgcttctgcctcccaagtgctaggaatgaCTCTACTTCTGTATTGTGAATGAACAGCCTTTCCCATGACAGCTGTCAGAACCCAGGTAGAgctggtgtggtggctcatgctctAACCCCAGCATCCtggcactcaagaagcagaggctggagaatctctgagttagagtccagcctggtctacatagtgactccaggacagtcagagataCATAGACTCTATCTCAACCCCCCTCAATGTTCCCTTGCCCCAACAACgaaataagacaaaaaagaacCAAGGCAGAAAATGTAGGTATGGCAGAGCCTAGGGTAACACATggagctcccccctccccccagccccgtCACAGAGAGTGGCACAAGAATTCGGACATGCTGCTGTCAGAGCCTAGGATCCTACGGATCTGAGTGGAGGGGACAGCTTGCATGCTGAAGGTCTCAGCCGTTGGTTGTTTGGGCCAAGGGGCTTTTCTACACTTCAGGTAAtcagggaagctggagagatgtgtCCAGTCCTGTCCACAGGACACATTAAAGGTACCTGCTGGCCAGAATCCTGTGAAAAGCATACCTCCTACAGGGTGCGTAGCACAGAGAACACTTCCCACAGGGGTGCCTCCCACAGGGTGCCTGGCACAGAGATCGCCTACCACAGGGGTGCCTAGCACAAGGAACACATCCCACAGTGTGACTAGCATAGGAAACACCTCCCACAGGGTGCCTAGCCCAGGGGTCCCTCCCAGAGGGTGCCTAGCACAGGGGATGCCTCCCACAGGGTGCCTATCTCAGGAGATGCCTTCCATAGGGATGCCTAGTGCAGGACACCTCCCACAGGGTGCTTCTCTCAGGCTCTACAGTTTTGTCTTCTTCAGGTTGGACCTTGGAAAGATCTGCAGTGAAACAGGTCTTCTGGTTCCTGATCTGCAGCTGTGTCTGCTCCTGTGTCTGCTGGGGAGTCTCTGTCCCAGAGCAGGGAGGAGGTGAGAGCTGGGTGCCATATCTCCTTGTGGTGGCTGCATAGAGAATTAGGGGAGTCGGGGAAAAGTAAGCACCTATAAAACTCCAGGGAAAACATGGACCCAAACTCTGTTGGTGTGTTTCTTCTAGTGTCCTACAGTTTCTTACCCAACAAAGCTCTTAGTTCTGACTGGTTTAGATATCATGAAACCCAGCCATCCCAAGGTTTCTCATCCTGCCCCTGACACCTTCCCTTGGAACTTTCTTTGGAGTCTGTCTGGTCAGATCCTTCCCACCTACCTCAGCTCTGCCTTAAGGCCCTACCTACTCTGTGCTCCACCATCCTGTTCCCAGGGCAGAAGGCTGGAACATTCTCCTGTCTTAGCAACAGTGTTTTCAGGATTGACTGCCACTGGTCAGCTCCAGAGCTGGGCCAGGAATCCAGGGCCTGGCTCCTCTTTACCAGGTGAGAATGGAAAGCCAGGCCTACTCGGGGAGGGCACAGGGTCTCTGTGGTGGCACCATTTGCACTACTAACGCATGGCCTTCCCAGTAACCAGGTGGCTGACATCCAGCACAAGTGCACCTTCTGGGACAGCATGTGTACCCTGGTGCTGCCTGAGGAGGAGGCGTTCTTGCCTTTTGACAACTTCACCATCACACTGCACCGCTGCATCATGGGACAGGAGCAAGTCAGCCTGGTGGACTCACAGTACCTGCCTCGGAGACACAGTGAGTGGGACAGCCTTGCCGGCAGTGGCCTCGATGCTTGGCTGTGAGGTTGTGACCTTGAGCTTTTGACTCTTGCCAAGCAAGATGCAGGACTGGAAGCACTGGACCCTGGTAAGGGAGGGTGTGATGGAGGCCAGGGTCTGTGCAGAGAATGAAAGGAACATAACCAGCTGGGGTAGACTACAGTCTGAACTGCTGGAAATGTACGTCCGTCACAGTGGGAGTTACTCCAGGAAGAACTTCCAGTAGCCGAttataaaggaaacagaaagcaagattcagaaatTACCTTGCTGCGGAGGCTTCAGGAAGTTATTGCCTGGCTTTCCTGAATTAGTCTTCAAATGAGGTCCCTGGTCTGAAGAAGCCTTGCCTGTGTCCTCTTGGGAATGTTCTTGGTCCTCAGTTCTGGCCACACTGAGGGACACAGTGGTAGCTACAGCCTCACATGGTTCCTCTTTGTTTCAGTCAAGCTGGATCCGCCCTTTGATCTGCAAAGCAATGTCAGCTCCGGGCGTTGTGTCCTGACCTGGGGTATCAGTTTTGTTCTGGAGCCCTTGATCACATCCCTCAGCTACGAGCTGGCCTtcaagaggcaggaagaggctTGGGAGGTAACATGGTGGTAACTCCCAGGGGTCTCTCTCCTGGGACTGGCTAGAGTCATTGATGAGAACAGAGGCGGGTCAGAGCTAGACGCACATGTATGTGCTGGCTACATACAAACctatgctgtgtgtatgtatgtctatgagcGTAGCATGTGTGttaatgtgtgaatgtgtctttgctttgtgcttaGATGGGTGAATGTACTGGGCGGAGTGTATAAATGTGATGGGTGTGTACACGTGCCCATAGATGTGTGTGAGTGGGCCGTTGGTGCATGTGTGCCTATTATTTAGGACCCTGCACTCAGTCAAATGCCCACAACCCTGCAGCAGGCCCGGCACAAGGACCGTATCGTTGGAGTGACCTGGCTCATCCTTGAAGCTGTCGAACTGAATCCTGGCTCCACCTACGAGGCCAGACTGCGTGTCCAGATGATGTTAGAGAATTACGATGACAAGACAGAGGAGGAATATTATAAGAGCCATTGGAGTGAGTGGAGCCAGCCCGTGTCCTTTCCTTCTCCCCGGAGGAGACAGGGTAGGTGCTAGGTTGTGGTTGCTTTGTCATGACCTGGGCTGAGTTGAGTGTGTTCCTTGGTTtctcctgccctgcccccatTTCATCAGCCTGCAGCCCTCCCCTTGTTTCTGAGATGTGTGAAGTCCAGCACTAATGGCCGCCATTAGGAACAAGTGTGTCCAGAGCTTCACACTGGCTAGAGCTTCCATCTGAGGCTGGACAAGCCCTGGGTTTCCTTTGTGAGAGTTGGACTGACCCTATGTACAGTGACGACCACAGGTCATATGGCAGACAGGAGAGGGGAGGTACCAGAGAACCCAGAGATATCAGATATGACCCAAATGCCAAGGCCTATCCTAAACCCTTTCTGCTTTGGCTTCGTTGCCATGTGGACTTAGGGGACCACCTTGACCCTGAGGCTCCTCTCAGCCATAGACTTTTCTGCCCATAGGCCTCCTGGTCTCACGCTGGCAGTGGTCAGCCAGCATCCTTGTTGCTGTGCCCATCTTTCTTCTGCTGACCGGCCTTGTCCACCTTCTGTTCAAGCTGTCACCTAGGTAGGTAgccagtgtgtgtgcgtgtgtgtgtgcgtgtgtaaaaCTAGGGAACCACAGCTGCCTGTTCATGGTGCAGATGTGACCTCTGGAGCTGTTGACTTCCACGGAGGGCCGAGGACACAGCTAGTTGTTCCAGGCCCATATCCTGCTATTGGGGATAGGTCTGGAAAAGGACGCAGGCCACGGTGTAAATGGGCATTAACCAGCGAGGCCACTGTCCTGGGATTTGTCCAGAGGCTGgctttacttatttgtttgtttatgatggGTGTTACTATATTGCCCACTTTGGGCTTCAACAAGTGGCCTTGCGTGATCTTCATGGCTGAGCCTCCATGGTAGCTAGAATAATATGCATGTGTTGCTGTGTCCAACAGCCGTGTGAGGACAGGTCTGACTAGAGTTGGTGCATCTGGTAGATAGAAAGGAGCTCTGGTCTTGGCAGTGACCTGAGTTTTCTGGAATGTGGCACTGGGAAAGGCTTCTAGCTGGGTTCCTTTGGTTTAGACGTTTCTAATTTTGGCTGCAGGGTGAAGAGAATCTTTTACCAGAATGTTCCCTCTCCCGAGGCGTTCTTCCATCCTCTCTACAGTGTGTACCATGGGGATTTCCAGGTGCGTGCAGGGACGCTTCAGGGAGGTGGGGTCAAGGTGTGGTACTACCAGGGCAGATATGTCTTAAAAGTCTGCCTTGTGTGTGCAGAATCTAGGCTTAGACTGGGGGCATGAGCGAGCATGGGGGCCTTGTTCGTGTTCTGAGCCTCTTACACACATAGTAGGTTTACATTTGTGCTCTAGCTTCAGTGGGCACATATTTTGCCATCTATATGGGATAGTGTTATGGGTCAGCTCCCCAGTATACAGCAATGGTAGATGGTCTGAGCTACAGGGACATTTTGTGGAGGCTCCGAGGCTCACTGAGAGGCAGCATTCTTTGGGAGGCTCAGCTCTCCTGTTGTTCCACAGGGTCCAGTGTCTAGTTTTGTATGCAGCTGCATTTGGGGGTGGATGCTGGCTGGCCCTGGGCAGCATTCCATCATGGTTTTGGTTTGTCTCGGGCACCTGGTTCATGCTTCATAAGCCTGAGGCCCTGGGCTGAGGAGGGCACTGAGGGGACTGAAGGACTCAGGGCCTTTTGCTGAAGCCACAGCAAACGGGAGGAAGGTAGAATGTTTGGGCACGGGCTGTGGGAGTGCATGTTggagcttcctggaggagggagTCTGGCTGTGAAGGGGAAACAGCCGCTCCCAGAGTGAGTCCCAAGTGTGCCACCTgagctttccttctgtctccccaccccctgttCTGATGCAGACCTGGACAGGGGTTCACAGAACCAGACCACAAGCAAGACAGGATGGTGTCAGTACTCCATCAGGAGGCTCAGAGTCCAGCATCTGGGAGGCCATCGCCACACTCACCTATAGCCCAGCATGCCCTGTGCACTTTGCCAGCCTGAAGTGGGAGGCCCCAGACCCTGGCTTCCTGGGGCCCCCAGGTTCAGAGCATGTGCTGCCAGCAGGGTGTCTGGAGTTGGAAGGACAGCCATCTGCCTACCTGCCCCAGGAGGACTGGGCCCCACTGGGCTGTGCCAGGCCCCCTCCTTTAGACTCAGACAGTGACAGCAGCGACTATTGCATGTTGGACTGCTGTGAGAAATGCCACCTCTCAGCCTTTTCAGAACACACCCAGAGTCCTGAGCTCACACTGGCTCAGCCTGTGGCCCTTCCTGTGTCCAGCAGAGCCTGACACCTACCAAGGGCTGTGGGCATTCTCCTCCTTCCTGTTCTCGACGGCACCAGACACAGTCTCAGCGTATGCCAGCTAGATGTACCATGTCTGCTTTGGAGAGATGAACAAAAGGCCCTGGGGCTGACCCTTGGGCATGTGTGAAGCTCCTGAGAGGAGGTAGCTGTGCACAGATGAGAGGCTATGTGGGTGGGAGCAGCAGACTGCTCTCACCCCCTGCTCGGCCTCTGTGGGGGGATGCCTCCAGGTTCAGCATCTTAatatctgtcttctctcctctcctctttctggctctGTCCCAGGCCTGAAAAGAGGGTGTGACAGGCAGCCTGGTCTGTCCTCTTGCCTCTaaagggctagcctgggctcagGGACACTGATGAGACAACATTGGTGAAGTGTCCCTTTTCAATGCCTTCCCCATTAAGTCTGGAAGGGACTCTTTTGACTTTGCTGACTGGGGGTGGAGGGAACGGTGGAGCTTTGAGCAGGTGGGGTTGTCCATCTCTGAGCTTTTGAGGTTCCAAGATCAGCCGGAAGGACTCTCACTGAATGATTCAAAGAAGTCTTACCAGTTTGTGGTATTTTCTTTc
The nucleotide sequence above comes from Arvicanthis niloticus isolate mArvNil1 chromosome 6, mArvNil1.pat.X, whole genome shotgun sequence. Encoded proteins:
- the Il9r gene encoding interleukin-9 receptor, whose translation is MALGRSIVEGWTLERSAVKQVFWFLICSCVCSCVCWGVSVPEQGGGQKAGTFSCLSNSVFRIDCHWSAPELGQESRAWLLFTSNQVADIQHKCTFWDSMCTLVLPEEEAFLPFDNFTITLHRCIMGQEQVSLVDSQYLPRRHIKLDPPFDLQSNVSSGRCVLTWGISFVLEPLITSLSYELAFKRQEEAWEQARHKDRIVGVTWLILEAVELNPGSTYEARLRVQMMLENYDDKTEEEYYKSHWSEWSQPVSFPSPRRRQGLLVSRWQWSASILVAVPIFLLLTGLVHLLFKLSPRVKRIFYQNVPSPEAFFHPLYSVYHGDFQTWTGVHRTRPQARQDGVSTPSGGSESSIWEAIATLTYSPACPVHFASLKWEAPDPGFLGPPGSEHVLPAGCLELEGQPSAYLPQEDWAPLGCARPPPLDSDSDSSDYCMLDCCEKCHLSAFSEHTQSPELTLAQPVALPVSSRA